ACTCTGAAACTTCTGAGACTCCATAAAAGATACCATCTAACACTATACCCGTCAAGTCTACCGGGACTGCAGGGCATGCTCGAGAAGATCAAGGATTGGGCTGCATGGGGCGAGGTTAGCAGGGAGACCCTAGTGAAACTACTTAAAGCTAGAGGGAGAGGGCCAGGAGGTAGAAGACTCACAGACGACTACATAGCCAGTAATCTAGGCTCCCAGGGAGTGAAAAGCCTGGAGGATCTAGCTGACGCACTACTAGAGGGAAGAATATTACTCCATAAGATAGATAACATCGTGAAACCAGTCTTCAGAATGCATCCCCCTAGAAAAGGATTAAAGGGCTCAGTGAAGAAACCCACCGGTCAAGGCGGCTGGCTGGGTTACAGCGGGGAGAAGATAAACGAGTTAATTGAGAGAATGCTGTAGGTGGTTTACTATGACGGTGAGAAAGAAGAAGAAATCCAGAAAGCTCCGTGGTAGAACTAGAACCATGGGCTGGGGGAGGGTAGGCCAGCACAGGAAGAGCGGGTCCCGCGGAGGCTTCGGGGCAGTGGGATTCCATAAGCATAAGTGGACGTGGATTCTAAAGCACGCTCCAAACTGGTATGGTAAGCACGGCTTCCTACCCCGCAGTAAAATCGAGGAGAAGGCAGTGATTAATGTAGGCGAGCTCGATGAGATAGCATACAAGATGACTCTCACAGGTAAAGCTGTAGTAGAGGATGGATTAACAGTCTTAGATACCGTGAGCATGGGTATAAGTAAAGTACTAGGATCAGGTAGAGTCACCAGGAGGCTCAAAGTTATCGCTAAGGAAGTAAGCGAGGATGCCAGAAGAAAGATAGAGGAAGCGGGCGGTATAGTGGTAACCCCAGGTAGCAGCTAGGAGAGGCTGTAAGATAGGATTATTAAGACTAATTATTTTAATCTCTTTCACCCTCTACAAATCTAGCTTCAAGTACACAGAGTTAACGAGCGGATCTAGAGATGGGGTTACTTAACCTGCTTGCTAGGGTAGCCGACTACATACCTACAGTAGCGAAGCCTAAGACCAAGCCATCGATGTACGAGAGGTTGTTCTGGACTGGTGTAGCCCTAGTAGTCTACATGATCATGGCTAGCACGCCTCTATACGGTATATCCTACGCTGGCCCCCAGCAGATAATGCTAATACAAGTGATATTCGCGTCGAGCAGAGGAACTCTAATGGAGCTAGGCATAGGCCCTATAGTCACAGCAGGCTTAATAATGCAGATCCTCGTGGGAGCAAAGCTCGTGGACCTGGATCTAACAGACCCCGAGAACCGCCGAGTCTTCACTATGGCTCAGAAGACTCTCGCCATAATACTAGCAGTCTTTGAGTCAGCAATGTACGTTCTCTCATGCCGCTACTGGACTCCACTCGGTAACCCTATAACAAGCTGTAGCGCCACGTGGAGTACACGCTTAATTGTCGGGCTTCAACTCTTCATAGCATCCTACATGGTTATCACGCTCGACGAGATGATACAGAAGGGGTGGGGTATCGGTTCAGGCGTATCCCTGTTCATCCTAGCAGGCGTGGCGACAACAATATTCTGGAATACATTCAGCACTGTAACCTATCAAGGCGAGTACATAGGCTTCATTCCCTACCTCATTCAGCACTTATCGAGCGGAGGGAGCTGGAGCGACCTGCTGGTGAGAGCAAGGGGAAGGGATCTCGTAGGCTTAATTGCAACTATAGTCATCCTCCTGCTACTCGTATACCTTAACAGCATGAAGATAGAAGTCCCGGTTACCTCGCCGAGACTCCATGGTGTTAAAACGAAGATCCCCTTGCAGTTCCTCTATGTGACTAACATACCGGTTCTATTCATAGGCATACTGTACTCGAATGTTTTAATCTACGCGATGATCCTGAGGAATTATCTTGCTACAGTAGTACCTGCAAGCATAGCTGACCTTCTAGCAAAGTATGATGAAACTGGACGGCTTATAGGAGGCCTTGCATACTACCTCTCATCTCCCAGCGGCTTGTATAGTGCTCTAGCCGACCCCATGCACCTAGTAGTATACAGTCTTCTAGTACTAGTGTTCGCAGTGCTCTTCGGAGTTATGTGGGTTGAAGTAGCAGGGTTAAACCCGGCTGCGCAAGCAGAGCAGTTGATTAGCAGTGGCTTCGAGGTGCCAGGGTTAAGGAGCAACCCGAAGATCCTCGAGCGTATTCTAGCCAAGTACATATACCCGCTGACAGTGCTCTCAAGCCTTATAGTAGCAGGGATCTCAATTGTAGCGGATACTCTTGGAGCGTATGGTACAGGTATAGGTATCCTGCTCGCTATAGGTATTCTCTACCAGTACTACGCTATGATAGCGTACGAGAGGACTCTTGAAGCATACCCGTTACTGAAGCGCTTGGTGGGAGAGTAGTGTTTTTAACACTAATAATAGTGCTATCAGCCATGCTCTCAATACTAGTATCACTACTCGTGAAAGCTGTTAGAAGCCACCCCTACTTTGCTGAAGCAGTCAAGGCTTTCACCTCCATTCAGGTACCTGAGAAGCCTAGAAGTAAAGGTGATATTAGAAGGCTGAGGAAGTATAGAGCCCTCTATAAGTCCGTGAGGAAAAGAATTATTCTACTCTTAGCGTTAAATTTCACTGTATTCACGCTAGTCTACGTTCTAATGATAGTCCTAGTGACAGTGTTATCCGGCGGGGAGGCGTGGATTACTATACCAGTAGCTATACCCCTCCTCTCGTATGCGAGTAATGGAGTCTACATGACACATGTCTACGTGGTAGCACTCCTTGGCTTCATAATACCATTCCGCTTAATCTCGAAGAATGCTAGACTCTAATACTTAAGCTCTTTTAATCCCTGCACTAATTTTAGCTAGAACAGTGCCTGCTTAGGGTGAGTGTAGTATGCCTAGACCAATGTATAGGAGTAGAAGCTGGAGGAGAGTTATTGTTAGAACACCTGGTGGAGAAGTGAAGGTACACTACGAGAAGAAGCCTCCAAGCACAGCTAAATGCGCTATATGCGGGAAGCCCTTAAACGGGGTTCCAGCTCTCAGGCCAAGCGAGCTCCGCAAGCTCGCTAAAACAGAGAGAAGGCCGGAGAGACCTTACGGAGGCTACATATGCCACGAGTGTCTTGCACGCGGGCTCAGAGAAGCTGTTAGAGCCCAGCTACGCTTGTAGGCTAGCGTGATCTAATTGGTTAGAATAGTTTTAAGCGGCCCGCCCGGGAGTGGTAAGACAACACAGGCTAAACGCCTAGCCTCATACTACGGCTTCAAGTACTATTCAGCTGGCTCAGTGTTCAGAGAGTATGCTAGGATGAAGGGGTTGACACTAGAGGAGCTTAGCAGGCTAGCCATGGAGGATCCATCAATAGATATGGAAGTAGATAGGCTAACACTTGAAACAGTTAAGGCGAGCGACAACATAGTTGTAGACGGGCATCTAGCAGCATGGATAGTCTCCGATATCGCTGATCTAAAAGTGTATGTGACAGCTCCGTTAACTCTTAGAATCCTGAGAATAGCTGGACGCGACAATAAATCACTAGGGAAAGCTCTCTCAGAGACGCTTATAAGAGAGTACTCACAGAAGAAGAGATTCATGGAGTACTACGGGTTCAACGTAGATGACACATCATTCTTCGACATAGTTATAAATACAAAGCTCATTGGTGTAGAAGAAGCATTCAGCATTATAAGAACAGCAGTAGACAAGATTTTAAAAGAGAGGAGTAGTTAAAACGGATCCGTAGCATGATGGCTTAAAGGGTGGTTAAAGTGCCAGCCATAGAGATTGGAAGAATATGTGTTAAAGTAGCAGGTAGAGAAGCAGGTAGAAAATGTGTCGTAGTCGATATAATAGACGAGAACTTTGTTCTCATCACAGGGCCTAGAACCCTTACTGGGGTAAAGAGGAGGAAGGTTAACATAAAGCATATAGAACCCACGGAGAAATCTATTAGGATACCTAGGGGTGCAAGCGACGAGGAAGTCTTAAAGGCTATAGGTGAAAGCGGCTTAGTAGACTACATGAAGGAGGTTGTTAAGCCGAAGCTAACACCACTATAGCAGGCTGTAGCTGGAAGACTAGAAGGCATTATAACCCCGAAGATTTTCTTTTCCATATAGGAGAGAGGCGTATTCATCATGGGGTTAGCAGAGAAAGGATTATCCTTCATAGACTACCTGACAGCAAGAGCTGGGTACAGGAATGAGTGGATTGTGGTGAGAGAGGCTGATACATCCTCCGACTATGGTGTTCTACCCTACGAGAGAAGCATTAGGGATCACATAAGCTATGGAGTCTTAAACCTTGATAAGCCGCCAGGGCCCACCAGCCATGAAATCGTTGCATGGGTTAAGAGGATGTTCTCTGTGAGAAGAGCCGGTCACGGGGGTACCCTAGAACCCTCCCTCGGGGTGGGGAGACCCCAAGGTGACCGGTGTCCTGCCAGTTGGCTTAGAGAACAGTACTAAGGTCATTGGAAGCGTGGTGCACAGTATTAAGGAATACGTTATGGTTGTACAGCTACATGGAGATGCATCGGAGCAGGATGTAAGAAGGGTAGCCGGGTACTTCAGGGGGGAGATATACCAGAGGCCTCCGGTGAGATCTAGTGTTAAACGTGCTCTTAGAGTTAGGAGAATCTACGAGATAGAGGTTCTCGAAGTAAGAGAAAGGCTCCTTCTACTCAGAGTTCTAAGCGATCCAGGTACCTACATGAGGAAGCTAGCCCACGACATGGGTTTAATGCTAGGTGTTGGAGCCCATATGAGGGAGCTCCGGAGGACTCGTACAGGGCCGTTCAGAGAGGATGAGACTCTGGTAAGACTCCAGGATGTCAGTGAAGCTCTAGCTTTATGGAGGGAGAGAGGAGATGAAAGATACCTTAGACGTATTATTCTACCTGTCGAAGCCTCTATAGTCCACCTCCCGAAAATAATGATCCTTGACACAGCTGTAGACGCTATAGCTCACGGTGCAAGCCTAGCTGCACCCGGTGTAGCGAGGCTGACAAGTAATGTTGCAAGAAATAAAACCGTGGCTATTCTAACACTTAAAGGCGAGCTAGTAGCCCTCGGGCAAGCCCTCCGTGATGCTAGTGAAATAGCCAGGATGAGTAAGGGTATAGTTGCAAGAACTCGTAGGGTTCTAATGCCGCCTGGAGTATACCCTTCAACGTGGAAGAAGGGATCCCAGCTGTGACCCACTACTTTAAGCCAGGGGAGCCGGGTGAAAGAAGGCTTATACCGTTAGCGATCCACGGGTATTCATTCGAGTTCCTCTCCTATACAAGCTTATTCTCCGGTTCAACCATAGACGAGGGGACGAGGCTCCTTCTTGAGAACATAGAGGTGCCTGAGAGCGGAGTAGTCTTAGATATCGGCTGCGGCTACGGGGTTATAGGGATAGTTATCGCTACTCTCAATCCTTCACTGAAAGTCTACATGACAGACATTAACCCTTTAGCCGTCAAGGTAGCCCGTTTAAACGCTAGGAGGAATAGAGTTGAAGACCGCGTGGTTGTCTTAGAGGGAGATAGGTATAAGCCTGTAGAAGGCTTGAAGTTTAATGCAATATACTCCAATCCCCCGATCTCAGCAGGCATGAATATAGTAGAAGAAATAGTTCTAGGGGCGAGAGAACACTTAACTGAAGACGGCTTCGCGCAATTCGTGCTAGCGAGAGGCGGTCATAGCCTAGCCAATAAAGCTAGAAGAGTATACAGTGATGTAAGAGTTAAGAGTAAAAAAGGTTATATCCTCCTATACCTTAAACCATGAGAGTAGAGCCGGGGTGCCCGAGCGGCCTAAGGGGCTGGCCTGGAGAGCCAGTGGGCTCACGCCCGCGCGGGTTCAAATCCCGCCCCCGGCGCTCTAATCTTGAATACTCTGGTCTTGGTGATTGACGCAGAAGTCCTCCAACCTCTACTAAAGATTTATAAACTCTCCACTTGCTTCCCTATTTAGCTAGTGGGAACATGGTGCCTAGGAGAAATATACTGATATCTGAAATATACTGATATCTGAAGTAGTAATAGTAGTATTACTTGTAATCCCACTAGTATTCATGATAGAGGCTGAAGCCCTACCAGTTACAGCTGGTACCAGTAAGGTTCGAATAGTCATAGGGTATAAGGATGAATCATCCAAGCTAGGTATTTTAAAGCTCTCGGTGTAAGCCCGTTAAAGGAGATCAAGGAGATAAAAGTCATCGTAGTAGAGGTGCCTGAAGCGCTCGCCAAGCGTATTAAGAATATACCTGGAGTTAGATACGTAGAGAGGGATGGCGAGGCCCGGGCACTCGGGTGGACTAGCTACTATAGCGATATAAAGTGGAATATGTACATGATTGGTATAACTGATGTCTGGGAATCCTACTACGGATACTATGGTAGCTACGTCTTCGGACGTGGTGTTGCCGTAGCAGTACTAGATACAGGCATAGACTATACTCATTCAGACCTCTACGGAAGGGTCGCTTACTGTATTTACACTGTGGGCACTAAAACATATAAAGGTACAAACCTAAAGAACTGTGCTGACAGAAACGGGCATGGAACACACGTCGCTGGCATTATAGCTGCATCAGTAAACAACGCTGGTAGTGCTGGAGCTGCCCCTAATGTCACCCTAGTTGCTGTTAAAGTACTCTCGGATTCAGGTAGCGGTACATACACTGATATTACTGAAGGTATTGTTGAAGCCGTAAAGGCTGGAGCATACATACTAAGCATGTCTCTTGGAGGCCCGAGTGATAGCAGCGTGTTAAGAGATGCATCCTACTGGGCCTACCTGCAGGGTGCTGTACAGGTGGTTGCAGCAGGTAACAGTGGTGATGGAAACCCCTCAACAAATAATGTAGGCTACCCAGCACGCTATCCATGGGTGATAGCTGTAACAGCAGTGGATTCAAGCGGTAACACTCCCACGTGGAGTAGCGACGGCTCGGAGGTAGATGTAGCAGCCCCGGGTGTCAACATATACTCCACGTACCCGAACAAGAGGTACGCTTATCTCAGCGGTACATCTATGGCTACACCCCATGTATCAGCTGTAGTAGCTGTAATAGAGGCGTTAAGATACGCAGCTGGTAAGAGCTGGCTTGACTTCGACGCAATCTACGATGTTATTACATCCACAGCCATAGATCTGGGGCCACCAGGCTTCGATGTCTACACAGGATACGGGTTGATCGATGCATATAGTGCAGTGAGGTATGCCTTAAGCCTACCCTAGTTTTCCCTCAATCTATTCTACCTTATAGAGAAAAAGTCATGTAGCTAATTCTAGAAATCTATTTAGGCTTCTAAACTACTCAGCTTATACTGGCGTCGTGAAACCCCACTTCTCTAGTGCTCTCGCCAGCTCTCTGTGCTCTTTAGCGTATACGTCGAGCGGTATCCCCTTTACTATAGCGTCAAGGGCTTGCCTGACAGCAGCTGCACCTGCTCTAGGTCCGTCGGGGTGCCCGACTACACCGCCTCCTATCTGTAGTACTAGTTCTCTCCCAAGAGCGTCGATAACTACAGGGAGGTTGCCTGGGTGTAGTCCTCCCGATGAGACAGGCATTGCCGGCTTAATGTGGTGCATTGGCTGCTCGAGGTGGAATATATCGTTTGAGTCAGGCTTGAAGTGGGTGTCTCTTAATATCCTGGCGTATGCTACTACATCCTGTTTTCCTCCCTCAAGCTTCCCTGCTCCAGCTGTACCCACGTGTAGCTGGTCTACTCCTATGATCCTGTAGAGTTTTGCCAGCACGTACATTGAGATACCATGGTAGGGATTCCTCGTGAATGCTGCATGCATAGCTCTATGGGCATGTATAGCTAGCCCGTACTCCTCGGCGAGATCCCTAATGTAGGTTAGAGTGCTCCACCCTGTGATCACAACGTCAACCATTACATACGGGTTACCGTAGTCTGCAACTAGCTTGAGCCTCCTCTCCATCTCGCGTATATCGGATGTAATGTTAGCAAACCAAGCCTTCCTCTCACCTGTCTCTTTTTCAACCTTATCTATAACCCTCATGATCTCCTTTGCTCTAGCTTCAAACCTGCAGAAGCTGGGGCTAGTCAGGTTCTCATCGTCTTTAATGTAATCTAATCCACCGCCTAGTAGCTCTAAAGCTAGCTTTCCAACCTCCTCTGGCGAGTACCCTTCCTTGGGTTTCGGCACAGTCCCCACTATCGGTCTATCCTTAACTCTAAAGATCTCTCTAACACCCTCGATACCTTTGCTGGGACCCTTGAACCCCTTGAGAAACTCCTTTGGGAGGTATAAGTCTTCTAGCCTCAATCCTTCAACACGCTTCATGCCGAATATATTTCCAGCCAGCGATGCGAGAAGTCCAGGCATATTTCCTTCTTCGAACAGCTCTACTGGGTATGCTATTCTGATAAGCCAGGAGCCGTCGCCGAGATCCCTGAAGTAGTATGCCCTCCCGTTCAGCCTTCTAACTCTCTCTACATCGTACCAGTTGTAGAGGCTTGTCCACGTACCAGTGCTACTCTCTGCTGCTACTCCTCCAGCTGCATCCTCAATTGTGAAGCCTTTAGCTGGTTTAACTCTATATACTGCTATTACATGCTTTTCAGGGTCGGGGGTGAACCCTTTATCAACGTACTCATGGTATACCTCGAACTCCATTTTCCCGCTCAAAGACAACACCTTGAGCGAATAAATATGATTGAAACCTTATATTTCTTTAGTTAGGCATTAGGTGTCTTCATGGAGAATAAGGTGGTGTACTCTAGGAGTGGTAGATTCGACTTCCTAGAACACATGAGTGATATCTACGTTAGAGCGTATGGTAGCAGTATACTAGAACTCTACGAGAATGCTGGGCTGGCACTCTTCGACTCCATGGTTAACATCGACCATGTAAAGCCAGAGGTAGTGAAGCATGTAGAAGTAGAGGGATTCGACTTAGAAAGCCTCCTCTACAAGTGGCTTGAAGAGCTCCTAATCCTCTACTACACAGAGAGACTTATGTGTAGCAGCATCAATGTCGTGGAGTTTAGAGTAGAGGAGAGTGGCGGGGAAGCAGTCCACAGGCTGAAGGCTAGGGTTGAATGCGAGACATTTAATCCGGCAAGACATGAAGCTAGAGTTGAAGTTAAATCACCAACATACAGTTTAATGAGGATACTAAAGCATGAACATGGATGGGAAGCTTACTTCGTGCTAGACATATAGTGTTTAATAGCCAGCGAGCACTTCTCGCAGAAGAATCTGGATTTACTGTCAACCCCCAGGATATCATTGCTGTAGTTCATGACGCAGCCGGGTGTAATGCAGTGGTCTAGTCCTGCTAGATGGCCGAGTTCATGCACGCACTCCTTCACAAGCCTCTCAAAATACAGGTTGAAGTCGGGGGGTTGACCGTAGAATTCAGGCTTAAGCCTCTTAGTGAAGACTACTGCTGTACGAGTATTCTTTAAAGCCAAGCCGAAAATAAAGTTGAAGTCTTCTTCAAACCCGTCGAGATACCCGATCCCGAGGATCACTGTGTCATCGTCTACACCGGCCAGCCTGATAGTAGAGTGCAGGTAGTCAGCTACACAGTTAGCTAGATACTGCCTCCTCTCCCAGCTGAAGCATTTAATCGGGGGTTTTACAACCTCACTCCACGTGGTTAACTCTACTCTCACACCACTCTTCTCGAAAGCTTCTCTTATAGCCTCGGAGAGAGCATCCAGGTATTCCAGTACACCGTAGCTTGTTAACGGAACCAGTATTATTCTAGTCAAGACCTAGCACCGAGGGGAATAAAGAGCTCGGTATAATATAAGTGTTAGCAATGCCGCCGCGGGGACTCGAACCCCGGACCCCCCGGTCTTCAGCCGGGTGCTCTCCCAGCTGAGCTACGGCGGCCTCTAGAGTTATGATGAGAGTTCAGGGTTTATTAGGCTTTCTCCTCAAGGCTATTAAAAAGTTATAATACATCTTCGAGAGTAAGAGTATCCGAGGTGGGATGCTTGCTAGCCGTAATACTTGCTGGCGGGTATGGTAAGAGGCTCAAGCCGTTTACTGATGAATTACCGAAGCCCCTGGTACCTGTTGGCGAGAAACCAATCCTCGAGTGGCAGATTACATGGTTGAAGATGCATGGCTTCAAGGAGGTGGTACTGCTAGTCGGGTACAGGAAGGAGAAGATCATAGAGAGCATTGGAAGTGGATGCAAGCTCGGCGTTAAAGTCACCTACGTAGTCGAGGATGAACCACTAGGTACAGGCGGGGCAATAAAGAACGCTGAGCACATACTCTCCAAGGTGGATTCATTCCTAGTAGTCAACGGCGATATAATAACTAATTTAAACCCGTTAAAGCTCTTCGAGACTCTTGAGAGAGATAAGTACCTGGGTGTAATAGCTTCAATACCTCTACCAAGCCCCTACGGAGTCTTGGAGATAGAAGGCGAGAACAAGGTTAGAGGATTCATTGAGAAGCCTCAGCTCAGCGACTACTGGATTAATGCTGGAGTATACGCTTTGAGATCAGAGTCCCTCAAGTACTTCCCTGAGAAAGGGGATCTTGAGAAGACAGCTTTCCCCGCTATGGCTAAGGATGGCGTGCTAGGAGCTTACAGGTATACAGGCGTCTTCTGGAAGGCTATAGATACATTCAAGGAGCTAGAGGAGGCTTCTAGAGCAGTCAACGAGATATTCAAGCGGGTGGAGCAGCATTGATTCTCAGCGACTGGGATATAAGAGTATACATTGAGAAAAAGCTACTAGTAATTAACCCGCTACTAGAAGACACGATTAGAGAGAATGGTGTAGACTTGAGATTCGGTAACGAATTCTGCAGATTCAAGAAGACGAATACAGTGGTCGATACATTGAGAAGCAGCGTGGATGATGTCTTAGAGTGCTTTAAGGTTGGGGGAGAAGGCTTCGTAGTAAACCCTCTCGAACACGTTCTCACGACAACACTAGAGTACGTTGAATTCCCTAGCGATCTAGTAGGCTTAGTAAACTTGAGGAGCACTTTCGCTAGGTACGGGCTTTACATACCCCCCACAGTAATAGATGCAGGATTCAAAGGTAATATAACAATAGAGCTGGTCGGTAGCACTATACCTGTAAAAGTCTACCCGGGTCAGAGATTCCTCCACTTAATCCTTGCTAGAACAAGCAGTCCAGTCTACAGGCCGTACTCAGGTAAGTATCAGGGGCAAACGGGGGTAACACCACCGAAGCCAGATGAGCTGTAGCTACCAGCTACACTGGTCTTCCTGTTAAAGTAGTGCCGCCGCCGGGATTTGAACCCGGGTATCCCGCACCCGCCAGCTGCAGGCCTAGGGTGTCACGGGCTCGAGAGGCCCGCATACTTGACCGGGCTATACTACGGCGGCTTAACTAGTGAATAGGATTCCAATGGAAGGCTTTTAAAGTTTCTCCCTCCTTGTTCCCTACTGATATCTACATGGTTAACCCCCCAGTCTTCTAGGTGAACACGGCTTGAAAGCCATGGTTCTCTACAAGCCTGCACCAGCTGAAACAAAGCCTCTTAGATACATGGATGTAGATAAGCCGGAACCGGGGAGAGACGAGGTCTTAATCAGAGTGCTTAAATGCGGTGTCTGCAGGACAGACCTCCATATAGTTGAAGGCGAGCTTAAACCAGTCAAGCTTCCACTAATACCTGGACACCAGGTCATAGGTGTAGTAGAGGACGTAGGTGAAGGTGTAACAGGTGTCTCCAGGGGTGAGAGAATTGGTGTACCCTGGCTCTACTATGCTTGCGGGGAGTGCAGGTACTGTAGGAGAGGCTTAGAGAACCTATGCGAGAAAGCATTATTCACAGGATACAGCGTGGATGGAGGCTACGCTGAATACATGCTTGCAAAAGCCGACTTCATTCACAGAATACCTAGCGGTATAGACGATCTTCACGCAGCTCCTTTAATGTGTGCTGGTGCAGTAGGCTACAGGTCGCTTAAGCTAACAGGTCTCCTAGGCGTGGAGAATGCTACTCTAGGCCTCTTCGGCTACGGGTCAGCAGCCCACCTAGTCTTACAGATAGCTAAGAAGCTAGGGTTAAACGTGTATGTTTTCACGGGGAGCAAGTGGAAGATTGAGAAGGCTCTCGAGAATGGTGCTGACTGGGCTGGCCTTACAAGCGAGGAACCGCCGAGAAAACTTGATGCTGCAATAGTGTATGCTCCAGCCTCCCAGGTCTTCGTGGAAGCCTTGAGGAAGCTGGATAGAGGTGGAAGAGTAGTGCTAGCTGAAATATACATGACACCTATTGAGAGACTCGAATACAGCCTCCTCTGGCATGAAAGAGAAGTTAAGAGTGTAGCTAATGTGACGAGAAGAGATGTAAGAGAAGTCCTCGAGATAGCAGTAAAATACGGCGTGAAACCTGAGGTGAAAACCTATAGTCTTAGTGAAGCAAACGAAGCACTCTTAGAGTTGAAGAAAGGGCATCTCGGCCAGATAGTACTCGATACTACTTGAGACTCTGCAGGGAACCCCTTACTCTATGCTAGAACTAGAGCATGGTATACCTCGAGCTTTAAACTGGGTGAATCTAAGTAAACCCTTCAATTCCCGCCTCCAGAGCACAATAAGAAGGAGTAGTAGCACTTGTCCTAAGTCTACAGATATGCTTCCCCCTCTACCACTTATCTCCAGTAGGATAAATGGGTATA
This window of the Desulfurococcus sp. genome carries:
- a CDS encoding 50S ribosomal protein L30, yielding MSKLYAIIRLRGQADTPPDVEYTLKLLRLHKRYHLTLYPSSLPGLQGMLEKIKDWAAWGEVSRETLVKLLKARGRGPGGRRLTDDYIASNLGSQGVKSLEDLADALLEGRILLHKIDNIVKPVFRMHPPRKGLKGSVKKPTGQGGWLGYSGEKINELIERML
- a CDS encoding uL15 family ribosomal protein gives rise to the protein MTVRKKKKSRKLRGRTRTMGWGRVGQHRKSGSRGGFGAVGFHKHKWTWILKHAPNWYGKHGFLPRSKIEEKAVINVGELDEIAYKMTLTGKAVVEDGLTVLDTVSMGISKVLGSGRVTRRLKVIAKEVSEDARRKIEEAGGIVVTPGSS
- the secY gene encoding preprotein translocase subunit SecY, translating into MGLLNLLARVADYIPTVAKPKTKPSMYERLFWTGVALVVYMIMASTPLYGISYAGPQQIMLIQVIFASSRGTLMELGIGPIVTAGLIMQILVGAKLVDLDLTDPENRRVFTMAQKTLAIILAVFESAMYVLSCRYWTPLGNPITSCSATWSTRLIVGLQLFIASYMVITLDEMIQKGWGIGSGVSLFILAGVATTIFWNTFSTVTYQGEYIGFIPYLIQHLSSGGSWSDLLVRARGRDLVGLIATIVILLLLVYLNSMKIEVPVTSPRLHGVKTKIPLQFLYVTNIPVLFIGILYSNVLIYAMILRNYLATVVPASIADLLAKYDETGRLIGGLAYYLSSPSGLYSALADPMHLVVYSLLVLVFAVLFGVMWVEVAGLNPAAQAEQLISSGFEVPGLRSNPKILERILAKYIYPLTVLSSLIVAGISIVADTLGAYGTGIGILLAIGILYQYYAMIAYERTLEAYPLLKRLVGE
- a CDS encoding 7tm Odorant receptor, giving the protein MFLTLIIVLSAMLSILVSLLVKAVRSHPYFAEAVKAFTSIQVPEKPRSKGDIRRLRKYRALYKSVRKRIILLLALNFTVFTLVYVLMIVLVTVLSGGEAWITIPVAIPLLSYASNGVYMTHVYVVALLGFIIPFRLISKNARL
- a CDS encoding 50S ribosomal protein L34e, producing the protein MPRPMYRSRSWRRVIVRTPGGEVKVHYEKKPPSTAKCAICGKPLNGVPALRPSELRKLAKTERRPERPYGGYICHECLARGLREAVRAQLRL
- a CDS encoding AAA family ATPase, whose product is MVRIVLSGPPGSGKTTQAKRLASYYGFKYYSAGSVFREYARMKGLTLEELSRLAMEDPSIDMEVDRLTLETVKASDNIVVDGHLAAWIVSDIADLKVYVTAPLTLRILRIAGRDNKSLGKALSETLIREYSQKKRFMEYYGFNVDDTSFFDIVINTKLIGVEEAFSIIRTAVDKILKERSS
- a CDS encoding 50S ribosomal protein L14e; translated protein: MPAIEIGRICVKVAGREAGRKCVVVDIIDENFVLITGPRTLTGVKRRKVNIKHIEPTEKSIRIPRGASDEEVLKAIGESGLVDYMKEVVKPKLTPL
- a CDS encoding tRNA pseudouridine synthase A, whose product is MGLAEKGLSFIDYLTARAGYRNEWIVVREADTSSDYGVLPYERSIRDHISYGVLNLDKPPGPTSHEIVAWVKRMFSVRRAGHGGTLEPSLGVGRPQGDRCPASWLREQY
- a CDS encoding RNA-guided pseudouridylation complex pseudouridine synthase subunit Cbf5, translating into MTGVLPVGLENSTKVIGSVVHSIKEYVMVVQLHGDASEQDVRRVAGYFRGEIYQRPPVRSSVKRALRVRRIYEIEVLEVRERLLLLRVLSDPGTYMRKLAHDMGLMLGVGAHMRELRRTRTGPFREDETLVRLQDVSEALALWRERGDERYLRRIILPVEASIVHLPKIMILDTAVDAIAHGASLAAPGVARLTSNVARNKTVAILTLKGELVALGQALRDASEIARMSKGIVARTRRVLMPPGVYPSTWKKGSQL
- a CDS encoding methyltransferase; its protein translation is MTHYFKPGEPGERRLIPLAIHGYSFEFLSYTSLFSGSTIDEGTRLLLENIEVPESGVVLDIGCGYGVIGIVIATLNPSLKVYMTDINPLAVKVARLNARRNRVEDRVVVLEGDRYKPVEGLKFNAIYSNPPISAGMNIVEEIVLGAREHLTEDGFAQFVLARGGHSLANKARRVYSDVRVKSKKGYILLYLKP
- a CDS encoding S8 family peptidase, translated to MPEALAKRIKNIPGVRYVERDGEARALGWTSYYSDIKWNMYMIGITDVWESYYGYYGSYVFGRGVAVAVLDTGIDYTHSDLYGRVAYCIYTVGTKTYKGTNLKNCADRNGHGTHVAGIIAASVNNAGSAGAAPNVTLVAVKVLSDSGSGTYTDITEGIVEAVKAGAYILSMSLGGPSDSSVLRDASYWAYLQGAVQVVAAGNSGDGNPSTNNVGYPARYPWVIAVTAVDSSGNTPTWSSDGSEVDVAAPGVNIYSTYPNKRYAYLSGTSMATPHVSAVVAVIEALRYAAGKSWLDFDAIYDVITSTAIDLGPPGFDVYTGYGLIDAYSAVRYALSLP
- the rbcL gene encoding type III ribulose-bisphosphate carboxylase translates to MSGKMEFEVYHEYVDKGFTPDPEKHVIAVYRVKPAKGFTIEDAAGGVAAESSTGTWTSLYNWYDVERVRRLNGRAYYFRDLGDGSWLIRIAYPVELFEEGNMPGLLASLAGNIFGMKRVEGLRLEDLYLPKEFLKGFKGPSKGIEGVREIFRVKDRPIVGTVPKPKEGYSPEEVGKLALELLGGGLDYIKDDENLTSPSFCRFEARAKEIMRVIDKVEKETGERKAWFANITSDIREMERRLKLVADYGNPYVMVDVVITGWSTLTYIRDLAEEYGLAIHAHRAMHAAFTRNPYHGISMYVLAKLYRIIGVDQLHVGTAGAGKLEGGKQDVVAYARILRDTHFKPDSNDIFHLEQPMHHIKPAMPVSSGGLHPGNLPVVIDALGRELVLQIGGGVVGHPDGPRAGAAAVRQALDAIVKGIPLDVYAKEHRELARALEKWGFTTPV